In Lysinibacillus sp. FSL M8-0337, the following proteins share a genomic window:
- a CDS encoding glycosyltransferase family 2 protein, protein MKNIAAIIPTYNPQQSFVTFVHQLLATSITQVIIVNDGSDQKYTSIFEELKKIDSCKVLQHEHNIGKGGALKTAFSYVWSKREKFHGVLTVGAHGQHTLQDIKLVLNMTKVFSQGIVLGIRNFHSSDSTFFSYWGNRATSLLFELLFHKKLMDTQTGLRYIAINELPWLIKVQGDRFDYDTNMLVVALRRKCPIFEVEIGQLRIKKNSIIQYDELTNAGTVMTKMLIKYLKP, encoded by the coding sequence ATGAAAAACATTGCAGCAATTATTCCAACATATAATCCGCAACAATCATTTGTAACATTCGTACATCAATTATTAGCTACCTCCATTACTCAAGTTATTATTGTGAATGACGGTAGCGATCAAAAGTATACAAGTATTTTTGAAGAGTTAAAGAAAATAGATAGCTGCAAGGTTCTTCAGCATGAACACAATATTGGAAAGGGAGGCGCATTAAAAACTGCATTCTCCTATGTATGGTCTAAACGTGAGAAGTTTCATGGTGTATTAACAGTAGGTGCACATGGGCAACATACGTTACAAGATATCAAACTAGTATTGAACATGACAAAAGTTTTTTCACAAGGTATTGTGCTAGGTATACGAAATTTTCATTCTTCAGATAGTACATTTTTTTCCTATTGGGGAAATCGAGCAACTAGTTTGTTGTTTGAATTACTATTCCATAAAAAACTGATGGATACACAAACAGGTTTGCGTTACATAGCAATTAATGAATTACCATGGCTGATTAAAGTGCAAGGTGATCGTTTTGACTACGATACAAATATGCTTGTCGTCGCTCTAAGAAGGAAATGTCCCATTTTCGAAGTAGAAATTGGTCAGCTACGCATAAAAAAGAATTCAATTATTCAATACGATGAACTAACAAATGCAGGTACTGTCATGACTAAAATGCTTATAAAATATTTAAAACCTTAG
- a CDS encoding metal-sensitive transcriptional regulator, whose product MEYSDQVKNRVKRMEGQLRGILKMMEEEKDCKAVITQLSAVRSAVDRTVGVIVSTNLLECVQNAEGDGEKMNELIQEAVNLVVKSR is encoded by the coding sequence GTGGAATATTCAGATCAAGTAAAAAATCGTGTAAAGCGCATGGAAGGTCAGCTACGCGGTATTTTAAAAATGATGGAAGAAGAAAAGGATTGTAAGGCTGTTATTACGCAATTATCAGCAGTGCGTTCAGCAGTAGATCGTACAGTAGGTGTTATTGTGAGTACGAATCTGTTGGAATGTGTCCAAAATGCGGAAGGTGACGGCGAGAAAATGAATGAATTGATTCAAGAGGCAGTTAATTTAGTTGTTAAAAGCCGTTGA
- a CDS encoding transglutaminase domain-containing protein codes for MKKWLLSSATLLMLSPTVANAQSTQTQPFNTPAPIVYNAMASTKIATVDQLTKEIAKQLNNFATEIKVTYSGSMTDMDKFMEAFEKAQQQATYASGHLQSISMSADSVGNVTYKVKYFTNATQEAAVQKKIDSILKTIIKPSMTPFQKVKAINDYIVSNTTYGTKTKASPHSAYALLFEGQAVCQGYALSAYKMLEQAGIETKYVVGFVNGNEAHAWNMVKLDGKWYHLDTTWNDPLPNRIGASSYDYFLVTDAQLNKDHTWITTDYPAATSTSYNFMQNVHFAHQIQNTLFFSNTADNDKLYKLDLVSGKKTKVIDTRALYITGAGDYLYYSDYSNSGYLTKLNLKTLKTNVVVKQSVTDLMISSGYLVYKVNGKEQKQKIN; via the coding sequence TTGAAAAAATGGTTATTAAGCAGTGCAACATTGTTGATGTTAAGCCCAACCGTAGCCAATGCACAAAGTACACAGACTCAACCATTCAATACTCCTGCACCGATTGTATACAATGCGATGGCTAGTACGAAGATAGCAACTGTCGATCAATTAACAAAAGAAATAGCAAAGCAACTTAATAATTTTGCGACTGAAATTAAAGTTACATATAGTGGTTCAATGACGGACATGGATAAGTTTATGGAGGCATTTGAAAAGGCGCAGCAACAAGCTACGTATGCTAGCGGTCATCTTCAAAGCATTTCAATGTCTGCTGACTCTGTCGGGAATGTAACCTATAAAGTAAAATACTTTACAAATGCAACACAAGAAGCGGCTGTACAAAAGAAGATTGATAGCATTTTAAAGACGATTATTAAGCCTTCTATGACACCATTTCAAAAAGTAAAGGCAATCAATGATTATATCGTGTCAAATACTACTTATGGTACAAAAACGAAAGCAAGTCCTCATAGCGCTTACGCATTACTCTTCGAAGGACAAGCTGTATGTCAAGGCTATGCGTTATCAGCTTATAAAATGCTAGAGCAAGCAGGGATTGAAACAAAATATGTAGTAGGTTTTGTGAATGGCAATGAAGCACATGCCTGGAATATGGTGAAGCTTGATGGCAAGTGGTATCATCTGGATACAACTTGGAATGATCCGTTACCAAATCGAATAGGGGCATCTTCCTATGATTACTTCCTTGTTACCGATGCACAACTAAACAAAGACCATACTTGGATTACTACAGATTATCCTGCGGCCACAAGTACTTCTTATAATTTCATGCAAAATGTACATTTTGCACACCAAATCCAAAATACTTTATTTTTCAGCAATACAGCGGATAATGATAAGTTGTATAAACTTGACTTGGTAAGTGGTAAGAAGACGAAGGTGATTGATACTCGTGCACTGTACATTACAGGCGCTGGCGATTATCTTTATTATAGCGATTATAGTAATAGCGGTTACTTAACCAAACTAAATCTTAAAACATTAAAAACAAATGTAGTAGTGAAAC